A stretch of Aureispira sp. CCB-E DNA encodes these proteins:
- a CDS encoding molybdenum cofactor guanylyltransferase has product MIAKDKITTVILAGGKSRRMGEDKAFLDFNGQTFLEHILENAKGLTAETMIIGDPQKYSTFGVEVYSDVVMGKGPVGGIYTAMTIVPTPYLLVLSCDVPLLRRELLAYLIQNSMVNKMNLLTLEDVWQPLTAIYCKEQLPIFENALNANQLRLRTVLSSLQLNKIQCPKNWEFCLSNINTPIDLKKIRNGYRN; this is encoded by the coding sequence ATGATTGCTAAGGACAAGATAACGACTGTAATTTTAGCAGGAGGAAAGAGTCGAAGGATGGGAGAGGACAAAGCTTTTTTGGACTTTAATGGTCAGACATTCTTAGAGCATATTTTAGAAAATGCAAAAGGATTGACAGCTGAGACTATGATTATAGGTGATCCCCAAAAATACAGCACTTTTGGAGTCGAAGTATATTCTGATGTTGTAATGGGTAAGGGACCTGTTGGTGGAATATATACTGCTATGACGATTGTACCAACACCGTATTTGCTGGTGTTAAGTTGTGATGTTCCCTTGCTTAGAAGGGAGTTGTTGGCGTATTTAATCCAAAATAGCATGGTTAATAAGATGAATTTATTGACGCTAGAAGATGTTTGGCAGCCGTTGACAGCAATCTATTGTAAAGAACAATTACCTATTTTTGAAAATGCATTAAACGCTAATCAACTTCGATTGCGTACAGTACTAAGTTCACTGCAATTAAATAAAATACAATGTCCCAAAAATTGGGAGTTTTGTTTGAGTAATATTAATACACCTATCGATTTAAAAAAAATTAGAAATGGATATCGCAATTAA
- a CDS encoding MoaD/ThiS family protein — translation MDIAIKYFGQLAEAMGKEVSTVTVVDDCSVQELKSTLLSIYPALEGKEFKVAVNKAIVTDKAILLPTDEVALLPPFAGG, via the coding sequence ATGGATATCGCAATTAAATATTTTGGTCAACTGGCTGAGGCAATGGGAAAAGAGGTGTCTACTGTAACTGTAGTCGACGATTGTTCGGTTCAAGAATTAAAAAGTACTTTGTTGAGTATTTATCCTGCTTTGGAAGGAAAGGAATTCAAGGTTGCTGTTAATAAAGCTATCGTCACTGATAAAGCAATTTTGCTGCCTACAGATGAGGTTGCTCTATTGCCTCCTTTTGCTGGTGGGTAA
- the dapB gene encoding 4-hydroxy-tetrahydrodipicolinate reductase, with protein sequence MKIAMIGYGKMGRTIEHLATKQGHEVVLKINADNLDAFTTENLQQADVAIEFSQPDVAYKNIMTCLKAGLPVVSGTTAWLDKFEMVKDWCSNNNGAFFYASNFSVGVNIFFELNKHLAAIMSKHPAYQVRMEEIHHTQKLDAPSGTAVTLAEGILEKIDTLQEYQLQEDNLNTPDNCIPITSKRIGDTPGTHVIQYHSSIDELEIKHTAKGREGFASGAIMAAHWLIGKQGVFGMSDLLQLS encoded by the coding sequence GCAATGATTGGCTATGGCAAAATGGGGCGTACCATTGAGCATTTAGCAACCAAGCAAGGACACGAGGTTGTCCTAAAAATTAATGCCGACAATTTAGATGCATTTACAACTGAAAACTTACAGCAAGCAGATGTTGCCATTGAATTCTCACAACCAGATGTTGCCTACAAAAATATCATGACTTGTCTTAAAGCAGGTTTGCCCGTTGTATCAGGTACTACCGCATGGTTAGACAAATTTGAAATGGTCAAAGACTGGTGCTCAAATAACAATGGTGCCTTTTTCTATGCTTCTAATTTTAGTGTAGGAGTTAATATTTTCTTTGAGCTCAACAAGCACTTAGCTGCTATCATGAGCAAGCACCCCGCTTACCAAGTAAGGATGGAAGAAATTCATCACACTCAAAAGCTAGATGCACCTAGTGGAACAGCAGTTACTTTAGCAGAGGGAATTTTAGAAAAAATAGATACTTTACAAGAATATCAATTGCAAGAAGATAATCTAAACACTCCAGACAATTGCATTCCCATTACCTCCAAACGTATTGGAGATACTCCAGGAACACATGTTATTCAATATCATTCATCTATTGATGAACTAGAAATTAAACACACTGCCAAAGGTAGAGAAGGTTTTGCTTCTGGAGCTATTATGGCGGCTCATTGGTTAATAGGAAAACAAGGTGTTTTTGGTATGAGTGATTTACTGCAACTCAGTTAA
- the modA gene encoding molybdate ABC transporter substrate-binding protein, which produces MRNYFLGLFCIILLGGCQTLTPKKQTIKIAAAASTQYVLDALIKAYNAPDSIQIETIISSSGKLTAQIEQGAPYDLFISADTMYPNYLYQKGLGLATPVVYAYGQLVLWTLESYDLSQGLRVLEDKAVEKIALADPKTAPYGELSKAYLNEAGIYETLSPKLVLGESIGQVNQYIHTRTVEIGLTAKSVVMAPQLKEKGQFVTLQGAQLAQAMLLLRKATSSKATMSFYEFLQSSKAKEIFKHYGYVYQS; this is translated from the coding sequence ATGAGGAATTATTTTTTAGGACTGTTCTGTATCATACTATTGGGCGGATGTCAGACATTGACACCTAAAAAACAGACTATAAAAATAGCTGCCGCTGCTTCTACACAGTATGTTTTAGATGCTTTGATAAAGGCGTATAATGCACCAGATAGCATTCAGATAGAAACTATCATTAGTTCTTCTGGAAAATTGACCGCTCAAATTGAACAAGGCGCGCCTTATGACCTTTTCATTTCTGCCGATACCATGTATCCTAACTATTTGTATCAAAAAGGGCTTGGGCTTGCAACGCCTGTTGTTTATGCTTATGGGCAGTTGGTATTGTGGACCTTAGAATCCTATGACTTAAGCCAAGGGCTGCGTGTTTTGGAGGATAAAGCCGTTGAGAAAATAGCTTTGGCAGACCCTAAAACTGCTCCTTATGGAGAACTGAGCAAGGCTTATCTAAACGAAGCAGGAATATACGAAACGTTGAGCCCCAAACTAGTTTTGGGAGAAAGTATCGGACAGGTGAATCAGTATATTCATACTCGAACGGTAGAGATTGGTTTGACAGCCAAATCTGTTGTCATGGCTCCTCAATTAAAGGAAAAAGGTCAATTTGTGACCTTACAAGGCGCTCAATTAGCACAAGCGATGTTGTTACTAAGAAAAGCCACCTCATCAAAAGCAACAATGAGCTTTTATGAATTTTTGCAATCATCCAAAGCAAAAGAAATTTTTAAGCATTATGGCTACGTTTATCAATCGTAG
- a CDS encoding ATP-binding cassette domain-containing protein: MLLKIALEKRITPTRRLQVDLELERGDFVAIYGKSGIGKTTLLRMIAGLSQADSGMLSVGQKTWFDSKKNINLPPQNRKVGFVFQDYALFPNMTVAENLQFANNNPALIQKLLQQTNLAPLKNKKPNHLSGGQQQRVALARALMVESSILLLDEPLSALDYGLRREMQHLIADLHVQYQRTTLMVSHDVPEIINLANKLLVIDDNKVALYRNPKLYFEEQELLDEVLEEGVVLEINENELLLRIGEKRRKLPYLKGDLKNINVGDTLTVKRWVLPSDMYKIEPK; encoded by the coding sequence ATGTTATTAAAAATAGCCTTAGAAAAAAGGATAACACCAACAAGGAGACTTCAGGTAGACTTGGAGTTAGAACGAGGGGATTTTGTCGCTATTTATGGAAAATCTGGTATAGGAAAAACAACCTTGTTGCGTATGATTGCTGGTTTGAGTCAAGCGGATTCGGGGATGTTGTCGGTGGGGCAGAAAACTTGGTTTGATAGCAAAAAGAATATTAATTTACCTCCACAGAATAGAAAAGTAGGTTTTGTATTTCAAGATTATGCTTTATTTCCCAATATGACTGTTGCCGAAAATTTGCAATTTGCGAATAATAATCCTGCTTTAATTCAAAAACTATTACAACAAACCAACTTAGCACCATTAAAAAACAAGAAGCCCAATCATCTTTCTGGAGGTCAACAGCAGCGGGTTGCTTTAGCGAGAGCCTTGATGGTAGAATCGTCTATTTTATTATTGGATGAACCTCTTTCTGCTTTGGATTATGGTTTGCGACGAGAAATGCAACATTTGATTGCTGATTTACACGTTCAGTATCAACGAACAACATTGATGGTCAGCCACGATGTTCCCGAAATTATTAACTTGGCGAATAAATTGTTGGTTATTGATGATAATAAGGTAGCCTTATATAGAAATCCAAAATTGTATTTCGAAGAACAAGAACTGTTGGATGAGGTGCTAGAAGAAGGCGTTGTGCTGGAAATCAATGAGAATGAATTGCTCCTTCGTATAGGTGAGAAACGGCGAAAACTACCTTATCTAAAGGGGGATTTAAAAAACATAAATGTAGGCGATACCTTAACTGTTAAACGTTGGGTACTTCCGTCTGATATGTATAAAATAGAACCTAAATGA
- the modB gene encoding molybdate ABC transporter permease subunit, translating into MDWSPLLLSLQLAFITTLCLLIIGIPIATKLAFSSARYKFLVEAVVSLPLVLPPTVLGFYLLIAFSKHGVLGSFLDRMFDIQLVFSFGGLVIASILYSLPFMIQPIQAGLQNLPASFREAAYTMGKTRREVLWRVLLPNIKPALLTGVVLSFAHTIGEFGVVLMIGGRIPGQTLVASIAIYDEVESLNYTQANVYALVLLCTSFIILGITYYINAQADSKRKNH; encoded by the coding sequence ATGGATTGGTCACCTTTATTATTGTCCTTGCAATTGGCTTTTATAACAACACTTTGTTTGTTAATTATAGGAATTCCTATCGCAACAAAATTAGCCTTTAGTTCTGCTCGATATAAGTTCTTGGTAGAAGCTGTGGTTAGTTTGCCTTTGGTTTTGCCACCAACTGTTTTGGGATTTTATTTATTAATTGCATTTTCTAAACATGGCGTTTTGGGGAGCTTTTTGGATCGTATGTTTGATATTCAGTTAGTATTCTCGTTTGGAGGATTGGTCATCGCATCTATTCTATACAGTCTACCATTTATGATACAACCGATACAAGCAGGGTTACAAAACTTGCCTGCTTCTTTTAGAGAAGCCGCTTATACGATGGGAAAGACTCGTAGAGAGGTGCTTTGGCGGGTATTGTTACCCAATATAAAACCTGCGTTATTAACAGGAGTAGTATTAAGTTTTGCGCATACGATAGGAGAATTTGGTGTTGTATTGATGATAGGAGGACGAATTCCTGGTCAGACCTTGGTGGCGTCTATTGCGATTTATGATGAAGTAGAGTCTTTAAATTATACGCAAGCGAATGTTTATGCTTTGGTTTTGTTGTGTACAAGTTTTATCATCCTAGGAATTACTTATTATATTAATGCGCAAGCTGACTCCAAAAGGAAAAACCACTAA
- the glp gene encoding gephyrin-like molybdotransferase Glp, whose protein sequence is MIEVAKAKSIVRALTYTPKTVQLPLHASLGYVLSVPIYSPIHMPPFDQSAMDGYALKLGEELRYTIVGEVQAGSAKNPSMKKGEAVRIFTGAAVPSDADAVIMQEKTTVEGEQLVLEEQPLVAANIRPLGEQIKKGAIALEKGTELSPAAIGFLAGLGISEVQVYQKPAVAIVVTGDELVASGQNLERGQIYESNGIMLLNALQKTGFDAAVVPVKDDYTATKLLLKDLLETRDFVIISGGISVGDYDFVGKALLELGVEQLFYKVRQKPGKPMFFGKTATSVVFALPGNPAAALSCYYQYVLIALKQAMGIENYHLKQLHLPLEEAYHKKGDRAHFLKAQLTSNGVKILHGQSSAMLFSFAYADALIYIPHDQMHTAAGALVEVHLLP, encoded by the coding sequence ATGATAGAAGTAGCCAAGGCAAAATCCATTGTCAGAGCATTAACATATACACCAAAGACAGTTCAATTGCCACTCCATGCATCGCTTGGTTATGTATTGAGTGTCCCTATTTATTCACCAATTCATATGCCGCCATTTGATCAATCTGCAATGGATGGTTATGCTTTGAAATTAGGGGAGGAATTACGTTATACAATAGTTGGCGAAGTACAGGCGGGCAGCGCAAAAAATCCTTCTATGAAAAAGGGGGAAGCAGTGCGTATTTTTACAGGAGCGGCAGTTCCAAGCGATGCAGATGCCGTTATCATGCAAGAAAAAACAACCGTAGAGGGCGAGCAACTGGTTTTGGAAGAACAACCTTTAGTTGCGGCTAATATTCGTCCACTAGGAGAGCAAATAAAAAAAGGAGCCATTGCTTTAGAAAAGGGAACTGAACTTAGTCCTGCGGCAATTGGTTTTTTAGCTGGTTTAGGTATATCAGAGGTACAGGTATATCAAAAACCTGCGGTTGCTATTGTTGTAACAGGGGATGAGTTGGTGGCATCAGGGCAAAATTTGGAACGAGGACAGATTTATGAGAGTAATGGCATTATGTTGTTAAACGCATTACAAAAAACAGGGTTTGATGCTGCTGTTGTTCCTGTAAAGGACGATTATACCGCTACAAAATTGTTGTTGAAAGACTTGTTAGAAACACGGGATTTTGTAATTATTTCTGGCGGAATTTCTGTCGGTGATTATGATTTTGTTGGCAAGGCATTATTGGAATTGGGAGTAGAGCAACTTTTTTATAAAGTACGTCAAAAACCAGGCAAACCCATGTTTTTTGGGAAAACAGCTACTAGCGTCGTCTTTGCTTTGCCAGGGAATCCTGCCGCAGCATTGTCTTGTTATTATCAATATGTTCTAATCGCTCTAAAACAAGCAATGGGCATTGAGAATTATCATTTGAAGCAGCTGCATTTACCTTTGGAAGAGGCATACCATAAAAAAGGCGATCGAGCACATTTTTTGAAAGCACAATTAACTTCTAATGGCGTAAAAATATTGCATGGGCAGAGTTCTGCCATGTTGTTTTCTTTTGCTTATGCAGACGCACTAATTTATATTCCACACGATCAAATGCATACAGCAGCAGGCGCATTGGTCGAAGTACATTTGCTGCCTTAG